From a single Endozoicomonas euniceicola genomic region:
- a CDS encoding VOC family protein — protein sequence MIPKTAKMRVARPTDNLSDITQMYVNGLGFELLGEFVGHNGFDGSIIGHQNHNYHLEFTHHVGTEVGKAPSKDSLLVFYFTDSQEWQACCQKMSKAGFIEVAPYNAYWGISGKTYEDLDGYRVVLQNREWSA from the coding sequence ATGATTCCAAAAACAGCCAAAATGAGAGTTGCCAGACCAACAGATAACTTATCCGATATAACCCAAATGTATGTTAATGGGCTTGGCTTTGAATTACTGGGAGAGTTCGTTGGTCATAATGGCTTTGATGGCTCAATCATTGGTCATCAAAATCACAACTACCATCTTGAGTTTACACATCATGTAGGCACAGAGGTTGGCAAAGCTCCCTCTAAAGACAGCTTGCTTGTTTTCTACTTCACTGACTCACAAGAATGGCAAGCCTGCTGCCAAAAAATGAGTAAGGCGGGATTTATCGAAGTTGCTCCCTATAACGCCTACTGGGGTATCTCCGGTAAAACCTATGAAGATTTGGATGGCTATAGAGTTGTCTTACAGAATAGAGAGTGGTCAGCCTGA
- a CDS encoding SH3 domain-containing protein, with protein MKTITVIKSHRSNYPNPISFEKGDLLSVGVHDDEYAGWVRVTTRDGNEGWAPEQYIELHSDQWIAIESYSSKELNTTVGEKLLVLHELNEWVWVQNSHDRYGWIPLKTTK; from the coding sequence CACAGTAATAAAATCTCATAGATCCAACTACCCAAATCCAATCTCATTTGAAAAAGGGGATCTACTTTCCGTAGGCGTGCATGACGATGAATATGCTGGCTGGGTGAGAGTAACAACAAGGGATGGAAATGAAGGTTGGGCTCCAGAGCAATATATTGAACTTCATTCTGATCAGTGGATTGCTATCGAAAGTTACAGCTCAAAAGAGCTGAATACAACAGTCGGTGAAAAATTACTCGTACTCCATGAACTGAACGAATGGGTATGGGTACAGAACTCCCATGATAGATATGGCTGGATTCCATTAAAAACAACGAAGTAA
- a CDS encoding Nudix family hydrolase, with protein sequence MSLFRYHEMSFTMAKQQPDQKQSDNVVHVAVAVIRGDDGRILVAKRPDDKHLGGLWEFPGGKVELDEDLKEALNRELVEELDITVSQFQPLIAIQHQYPEKTVLLDTWLVSGVNGTPKGNEGQAVQWVEPDDLTGLDFPPANEPIVNAVLLPRQYMVTGLFSSAAELIEKVSRQLENGLRLIQFRAPWLQEKPYLHLARELHHLCQPFNAKLLLKGNPELLQETWCDGIHLRSDQLSIPVSEWKKYRREGQWLAASCHNEEQLKAAEKAGMDFVTLSPVRPTKSHPGRLSMGQEKATELTRCSTVPVYWLGGLGRSDEALAIDCGAQGVAGIGAFWSIN encoded by the coding sequence ATGTCTTTATTCCGATACCATGAAATGAGCTTTACCATGGCGAAACAACAACCGGACCAAAAGCAGTCTGACAACGTCGTGCATGTTGCAGTGGCTGTGATTCGTGGCGACGATGGTCGAATACTGGTGGCCAAAAGGCCGGACGACAAACATCTGGGTGGTTTGTGGGAATTTCCCGGTGGTAAGGTCGAGCTGGATGAGGATTTAAAAGAAGCGCTTAACCGGGAATTGGTGGAAGAGCTGGATATCACCGTCAGTCAGTTTCAGCCTTTGATCGCAATTCAGCATCAGTATCCTGAAAAGACGGTACTGCTTGATACCTGGCTGGTGTCGGGTGTTAACGGCACGCCAAAAGGGAATGAAGGGCAGGCGGTGCAATGGGTTGAACCTGACGACCTGACCGGCCTGGACTTTCCTCCGGCCAATGAACCTATTGTTAACGCTGTTTTACTGCCCCGCCAATATATGGTGACCGGGTTGTTTTCTTCTGCGGCCGAGCTGATTGAAAAGGTCAGCCGACAGCTTGAGAATGGACTTCGCCTGATTCAGTTCCGGGCTCCCTGGTTGCAGGAGAAGCCTTATCTGCACCTGGCTCGTGAACTGCACCATCTGTGTCAGCCGTTTAATGCAAAGTTGTTGTTAAAGGGTAATCCTGAATTATTGCAGGAGACATGGTGTGACGGTATTCACCTGCGCTCTGATCAGTTGAGTATCCCGGTTTCCGAGTGGAAAAAATACCGTCGTGAGGGGCAGTGGCTGGCTGCCTCCTGTCACAATGAAGAACAGCTGAAGGCCGCCGAAAAGGCAGGTATGGACTTTGTAACACTGTCACCCGTACGGCCAACCAAATCCCATCCGGGGCGTTTGTCTATGGGGCAGGAGAAGGCAACCGAATTGACCCGGTGCAGCACGGTGCCGGTATACTGGCTTGGCGGTTTAGGGCGTTCCGATGAGGCGCTGGCCATTGATTGTGGTGCTCAGGGCGTTGCCGGAATCGGTGCCTTCTGGTCTATCAATTAG